A genome region from Maridesulfovibrio salexigens DSM 2638 includes the following:
- a CDS encoding peptidylprolyl isomerase, with translation MKFFKILLVSALFCAALFAGTANAAGSKVFVKLQTSMGNIVLELDAAKAPITVENFLRYVNEGHYSGTIFHRVIDGFMIQGGNFDKNMKQKATHAPIENEARNGLYNDKYTIAMARTNDPHSATDQFFINVKDNSFLNFKSESGSGWGYAVFGKVIGGKKVVDKIAKTVTFRKGHFSDVPVKPITIIKAEELKQ, from the coding sequence ATGAAATTTTTCAAGATATTGTTGGTCAGTGCCCTTTTCTGTGCGGCCCTTTTTGCAGGAACCGCTAACGCAGCAGGTTCTAAAGTTTTCGTGAAACTGCAGACCAGCATGGGCAACATCGTGCTCGAACTTGACGCAGCCAAGGCTCCCATTACTGTGGAAAACTTCTTGCGCTACGTAAATGAAGGGCATTACAGCGGAACGATCTTTCACCGCGTAATTGACGGCTTCATGATTCAGGGCGGTAACTTTGATAAAAACATGAAACAGAAAGCCACCCACGCTCCCATTGAAAACGAAGCCCGCAACGGCCTTTACAATGACAAATACACCATTGCCATGGCCCGCACCAATGATCCCCACTCAGCCACAGACCAGTTCTTTATTAATGTTAAGGATAACAGCTTCCTCAACTTCAAGTCAGAATCCGGCTCCGGCTGGGGCTACGCTGTCTTCGGCAAAGTCATCGGCGGCAAGAAGGTTGTCGATAAAATCGCCAAGACCGTAACCTTCCGCAAGGGACACTTCAGCGATGTACCGGTGAAACCAATCACCATCATCAAGGCTGAAGAACTTAAGCAATAA
- a CDS encoding FKBP-type peptidyl-prolyl cis-trans isomerase, producing MSQAKDGDKIRVHYAGSLEDGTEFDSSYKRGEPLEIVLGQGMLIKGFEDAVKGLSVGEKVKATISPEEGYGPYHEEHTFEVDRNQIPPEINPEVGMMLQVNTDQGVTNVTIKSVSDEKVVLDGNHPLAGQTMIFEIELLEIMA from the coding sequence ATGTCCCAAGCCAAAGACGGCGACAAAATCCGCGTCCACTATGCCGGTTCCCTCGAAGACGGCACCGAATTTGATTCCTCTTACAAAAGAGGTGAACCTCTTGAGATCGTTCTCGGTCAGGGCATGCTGATCAAGGGTTTTGAAGACGCTGTCAAAGGCCTTTCCGTTGGTGAGAAGGTAAAAGCTACCATCAGCCCCGAAGAAGGCTACGGCCCCTACCACGAGGAACACACCTTCGAAGTAGACCGCAACCAGATTCCGCCTGAAATCAACCCCGAAGTGGGCATGATGCTCCAGGTTAACACCGATCAGGGTGTTACCAACGTAACAATTAAATCCGTATCCGATGAAAAAGTTGTCCTCGACGGCAACCATCCCCTCGCCGGACAGACCATGATTTTCGAGATTGAACTGCTTGAAATCATGGCTTAA
- a CDS encoding PHP domain-containing protein, whose protein sequence is MSAIDLHTHSTASDGTFTPKELVKAAKEAGLTAIALTDHDTMEGLPEALEAGVKSGVEVVPGCELSVESKVGVLHIVGLWVDPYSERLKRVFDEVRARRIERNEAVVAKLQKLGFDISMEEVQGQAAGTLGRPHMARVMLQKGYVHNFDEAFDNYLGKKGKAYYPKNNISAEEAFNLLRTTDATPILAHPFLLSSNEEKLDSEVGRLKEMGLQGIEVYYSSHSIEMTGIVKGLARKYDLLPSGGSDFHGYVKPDIKLGKGTGNLFVHHSVLDGMKAFRQSRGLKI, encoded by the coding sequence ATGTCTGCCATTGATCTACATACTCACTCCACCGCCTCAGACGGAACATTTACCCCTAAGGAACTTGTTAAGGCCGCAAAAGAAGCCGGACTCACAGCCATTGCCCTTACCGATCATGATACTATGGAAGGATTGCCCGAAGCCCTTGAAGCCGGAGTTAAATCTGGGGTGGAAGTAGTCCCCGGGTGTGAATTAAGTGTTGAGAGTAAAGTAGGGGTTTTGCATATTGTGGGACTTTGGGTGGATCCCTACTCTGAGCGCTTGAAGCGTGTTTTTGATGAAGTCCGTGCGAGGCGAATCGAGCGAAACGAAGCTGTCGTAGCTAAATTGCAGAAACTCGGCTTTGACATCTCAATGGAAGAGGTGCAGGGTCAGGCCGCCGGAACCCTCGGCAGGCCGCATATGGCCCGGGTCATGCTCCAGAAGGGGTATGTGCATAATTTCGATGAAGCTTTTGATAATTATCTGGGTAAAAAAGGTAAGGCCTATTATCCCAAGAACAATATTTCAGCTGAAGAAGCCTTTAATCTGCTGCGCACAACTGACGCTACACCAATTCTTGCCCATCCATTCCTGCTTAGTTCCAATGAGGAAAAACTGGATAGTGAAGTAGGGCGTTTAAAAGAAATGGGGTTGCAGGGGATTGAAGTTTATTACAGTTCGCATTCAATTGAAATGACAGGGATAGTTAAAGGTCTGGCCCGCAAGTATGATTTGCTCCCCAGTGGAGGCTCTGATTTCCACGGTTATGTAAAGCCGGATATTAAGCTTGGTAAAGGTACTGGAAATCTTTTTGTACACCACAGCGTGCTTGACGGGATGAAGGCCTTCAGGCAGTCCAGAGGACTCAAAATTTAA
- a CDS encoding DUF2959 domain-containing protein, translating into MNLKNKIAFSLIIALTLGLAGCQSAYYKTMESFGYHKRDILVSNVEKARESQEEASEQFKSALDKFSALTGFHGGDLQETYERLNDEYENSEAAALEVRKRIDAVEEVGYDLFDEWNAELDQYTSRKLRNESRVKLSKTKSKFKRLLSAMRKAEKKIDPVLNVFRDQVLYLKHNLNAQAIASLKSELNTLEADIGRLIKEMQRSIDEADAFIKELKKN; encoded by the coding sequence ATGAACCTGAAGAATAAAATCGCCTTTTCACTCATAATCGCCCTGACACTTGGGCTGGCCGGATGCCAGTCCGCTTACTACAAAACCATGGAAAGTTTCGGATACCATAAACGGGACATCCTTGTTTCCAACGTAGAAAAAGCACGGGAATCACAAGAAGAAGCCAGCGAACAGTTCAAAAGTGCGCTCGATAAATTCAGTGCCCTGACCGGCTTTCACGGCGGCGATCTTCAGGAAACATACGAACGCCTCAACGATGAATATGAGAACAGCGAAGCGGCTGCACTGGAAGTACGCAAAAGAATTGATGCAGTTGAAGAGGTTGGATACGATCTTTTCGATGAATGGAATGCAGAACTTGACCAGTACACCAGCAGAAAGCTGCGCAACGAAAGCCGGGTGAAACTTTCCAAGACCAAAAGCAAATTCAAGCGTTTGCTTTCCGCCATGCGCAAGGCTGAAAAGAAAATAGATCCCGTACTCAATGTTTTCCGGGATCAGGTGCTCTACCTGAAGCATAATCTTAATGCTCAGGCCATTGCCTCACTCAAATCTGAACTTAACACCCTTGAAGCGGACATCGGCAGACTGATCAAAGAAATGCAGCGCTCCATTGATGAAGCTGACGCTTTTATCAAGGAATTGAAAAAGAATTAA
- a CDS encoding ArnT family glycosyltransferase encodes MSSLNDSFKSKPVIWAVAIIFISTFARLWFLGTGQLNLVQDESQYWDWTRHMQLTYYSKGPLIAWIIKLWTTVFGNTEFGVRFGSVVGSFLTQIVLFWGVARMWKRPIAAVWTLIIYNSMPVYLALGILMTTDNPFILCWSCALFALYKASIPHPPGLDRDSNESQTKPFFLISIFFGIGILAKYTMLGFAGLSVMYGLLLMRRERLPRGFWRKLFLSLTGGIFLGFLPTLIWNMQNNFVGYKHVLHLIGASGDKASQLLRFDRFLPFLGEQIGMATPWWLFFMFIGGFAALAFVLKGKGRNLMNLNHRQSALLAVFFLPVWIFFFLWSFHAKVLGNWAVISYVSGVMIAGFAFESFWGRRGRFRSLWMSLSVVIFVVLHFQNLVPLPDHLNPTHRLKGWTDLGQQVVELEKSQFKDPSKVFVMSDEYDMTAALAFYVPGQPRTYCAWTDRRMNQYDLWPGPEDKIGWDCVYVIKKFHNNTNEELKKMFKRVSSPIHLQTTFRGKPSRKFTVYLCYDYNGYWPRDPRLRF; translated from the coding sequence GTGTCATCGTTAAATGATTCGTTTAAAAGCAAGCCCGTAATCTGGGCTGTTGCAATAATTTTTATCAGTACTTTTGCCCGTCTCTGGTTTCTGGGAACAGGGCAGCTCAACCTTGTGCAGGATGAATCCCAATATTGGGATTGGACCCGCCACATGCAGCTTACCTATTATTCCAAAGGGCCGCTCATTGCTTGGATTATCAAGCTTTGGACGACTGTTTTCGGTAATACTGAATTCGGGGTCCGTTTTGGATCGGTGGTTGGGTCGTTTTTAACTCAGATTGTTCTTTTCTGGGGCGTTGCCCGTATGTGGAAAAGACCTATCGCTGCGGTCTGGACCCTGATTATCTACAATTCCATGCCTGTATATCTGGCTCTTGGAATTTTGATGACCACGGACAATCCATTTATCCTTTGTTGGAGTTGCGCACTTTTTGCTTTGTACAAAGCTTCCATCCCGCATCCACCGGGGCTGGATCGTGACTCCAATGAGTCGCAGACCAAACCTTTTTTTCTGATCAGTATTTTCTTTGGGATTGGAATTCTGGCTAAGTACACCATGCTTGGTTTTGCCGGTCTTTCGGTCATGTATGGGCTGTTGCTCATGCGCAGGGAACGGTTGCCGCGCGGATTCTGGCGCAAGTTGTTCCTGTCGCTGACAGGCGGTATTTTCCTTGGCTTCCTGCCGACACTGATCTGGAACATGCAGAATAATTTTGTGGGTTACAAACATGTTTTGCATTTGATTGGCGCTTCCGGGGATAAGGCATCGCAACTGTTGCGTTTTGATCGTTTTCTTCCCTTTCTGGGAGAGCAGATCGGTATGGCCACCCCGTGGTGGTTGTTTTTTATGTTTATCGGGGGATTTGCGGCCTTAGCTTTTGTTCTCAAAGGCAAAGGACGTAATCTGATGAACCTGAATCACAGGCAAAGTGCACTGCTTGCAGTTTTTTTTCTTCCGGTCTGGATTTTCTTTTTCCTCTGGAGTTTCCACGCCAAGGTTCTCGGAAACTGGGCCGTTATCTCTTATGTTAGCGGAGTGATGATTGCCGGTTTTGCTTTTGAAAGTTTCTGGGGACGAAGAGGCCGTTTTCGCTCTTTATGGATGTCTTTAAGTGTTGTGATTTTCGTAGTTCTCCATTTCCAGAACCTTGTTCCTTTACCGGATCATCTCAACCCCACCCACCGCCTTAAGGGATGGACAGACCTTGGACAACAGGTTGTTGAGTTGGAAAAAAGCCAGTTTAAAGATCCGTCCAAAGTTTTTGTAATGAGTGATGAGTACGATATGACTGCAGCTTTGGCGTTCTATGTGCCCGGGCAACCTCGTACCTATTGCGCATGGACAGATCGTCGTATGAATCAATATGACCTCTGGCCCGGTCCGGAAGATAAAATCGGTTGGGATTGTGTTTATGTAATCAAGAAATTCCATAATAATACCAACGAGGAGCTCAAGAAGATGTTTAAGCGGGTCAGTTCTCCTATCCATCTTCAGACCACTTTCCGCGGGAAACCGTCCAGAAAGTTCACCGTATATCTATGCTATGACTATAACGGATATTGGCCGCGTGATCCTCGTTTGAGATTCTAG
- a CDS encoding bacteriohemerythrin — protein sequence MPILEWNDDYSVGVSIIDTEHKQLVGMINKAYDSVKNMEEEKVLKILVKDMCDYAVSHFSTEERFMEKYGYPAHEEHEKMHHDFTVKAEALDLLIKSGNPVEPVKVFKYLADWLRNHILKTDKDLGRFLNEKGVE from the coding sequence ATGCCGATTTTAGAATGGAATGATGATTATTCGGTCGGGGTAAGCATCATAGATACAGAGCACAAACAGCTCGTGGGTATGATTAACAAGGCTTACGACTCGGTAAAAAATATGGAAGAGGAGAAGGTTCTCAAAATTTTAGTGAAAGATATGTGCGATTATGCGGTAAGCCATTTTTCTACTGAAGAAAGGTTTATGGAGAAGTATGGTTATCCCGCTCATGAAGAGCATGAAAAAATGCATCATGACTTTACTGTAAAGGCTGAAGCTCTTGATCTGCTTATAAAATCCGGAAATCCTGTCGAGCCTGTTAAAGTCTTTAAATATCTTGCTGACTGGTTGCGGAACCATATTCTGAAAACAGATAAGGACTTAGGCAGATTTTTGAACGAGAAAGGCGTGGAGTAG
- a CDS encoding Hsp20/alpha crystallin family protein yields the protein MVIDFGSFYNFPYEFDKIFNDVFNPHHHRRRKVSYPPLNIVEDKNNIYIRAEVPGISIDDMEITVTDKNLVLKGERKLPEGRYFRQERPSGVFQRIVSINTTIDVDRITASTKNGILNITLPKTEASVPRKVGITVE from the coding sequence ATGGTTATCGACTTTGGTTCATTCTATAACTTTCCGTATGAATTTGATAAAATATTCAACGACGTCTTTAATCCTCATCATCATAGACGGAGAAAAGTATCATATCCTCCGTTAAACATTGTTGAAGATAAAAACAACATATATATTCGTGCGGAAGTACCTGGAATTTCCATTGACGACATGGAGATTACTGTCACAGACAAAAACCTAGTCCTCAAGGGAGAGCGTAAACTTCCTGAAGGAAGATATTTTCGCCAGGAAAGACCGTCAGGAGTATTCCAAAGAATAGTCTCAATCAACACTACTATAGATGTAGACAGAATTACTGCATCAACAAAAAATGGAATACTTAATATTACTCTTCCGAAAACTGAAGCATCCGTCCCCAGAAAGGTCGGTATTACTGTTGAATAA
- the arfB gene encoding alternative ribosome rescue aminoacyl-tRNA hydrolase ArfB: MISITHTLSIPENEITFLTSRSSGPGGQHVNKTSSKVTLVFNVQDSPSLSDYQKTLIMSRLSGRINTKGELQLSCEEHRSQFRNKEEVVSRFTKMLAEALKPVRKRRKTKVPYSAKRKRLDNKKKRSEVKKGRSKPSY, encoded by the coding sequence ATGATAAGTATCACTCACACATTGTCCATACCTGAGAATGAAATAACTTTTCTAACCAGCCGCAGCTCCGGCCCCGGCGGGCAGCATGTAAATAAGACCTCTTCCAAGGTCACGTTGGTTTTTAATGTACAAGATTCCCCGAGTCTTAGTGATTACCAGAAGACGTTGATCATGTCTCGTCTTTCAGGGCGTATTAATACTAAAGGGGAATTGCAGTTATCCTGTGAGGAACACCGCAGTCAGTTTCGAAATAAGGAGGAGGTTGTTTCGCGCTTTACTAAGATGCTGGCAGAAGCCCTTAAGCCTGTACGCAAAAGACGCAAAACAAAAGTTCCGTATTCTGCAAAACGCAAGCGGCTTGATAACAAGAAGAAGAGGTCCGAAGTAAAGAAAGGCCGCTCAAAGCCGAGTTATTGA
- a CDS encoding CBS and ACT domain-containing protein, which translates to MLVKNWMSKDVITLTHDRSMMKASKLMKDNDISRLPIVDEDGVLVGIVSDRDIKEASPSKATTLDMHELYYLLSEIKVKDIMSRKVLTVSDEDTVEKAAVIMEENKIGGIPVVDSDRKCVGIITNTDVFKVLIGITGVLDGGVQVGLALSNKPGSLNGVLDYLKENGGRVMSILTSYEPEQENMRHVFIRIHDMDKASLNKIKEGLAENFNLLYWVRDSVHRLTS; encoded by the coding sequence ATGCTGGTTAAGAACTGGATGTCCAAGGACGTAATCACCCTGACCCACGACCGTTCCATGATGAAGGCATCTAAGCTGATGAAGGATAACGATATCAGCAGACTGCCCATCGTTGATGAAGACGGCGTGCTGGTAGGTATCGTTTCTGACCGGGACATCAAGGAAGCTTCCCCCTCTAAGGCCACCACCCTTGATATGCATGAGCTTTATTATCTGCTTTCGGAAATCAAGGTTAAGGACATTATGTCCCGCAAGGTTCTTACTGTGTCTGATGAAGATACCGTGGAGAAGGCCGCTGTGATAATGGAAGAGAACAAGATCGGCGGTATCCCTGTTGTGGATTCAGATAGGAAGTGCGTGGGCATTATCACCAACACTGATGTGTTCAAGGTTCTGATCGGCATTACCGGTGTCCTTGATGGCGGTGTTCAGGTGGGACTTGCGCTTTCCAATAAGCCGGGATCACTTAATGGAGTCCTTGATTATCTAAAGGAAAATGGCGGTAGAGTCATGTCTATCCTGACTTCTTATGAGCCGGAGCAGGAGAATATGCGTCATGTCTTTATCCGCATTCATGATATGGATAAGGCTTCACTTAACAAGATTAAGGAAGGCCTCGCAGAGAACTTCAATCTACTTTACTGGGTTCGGGATTCCGTTCACAGGCTGACTTCATAG
- a CDS encoding YchJ family protein, with amino-acid sequence MNECPCGSGNAYESCCEPYITGKEPAPTAEALMRSRYSAFVVKNVDYLGDTLAPESKHDYDENQVKTWAETSTWLGLEIVSTSKGLADDETGEVEFIAKFRQSGAIHTHHEASRFEKRDGNWLYLEGDIVPPMPIKKDKKVGRNEPCPCGSGKKYKKCCG; translated from the coding sequence ATGAATGAATGTCCCTGCGGTTCCGGTAACGCTTACGAAAGCTGCTGCGAACCCTACATCACAGGAAAAGAGCCTGCACCCACTGCTGAAGCACTGATGCGTTCCCGCTACAGTGCATTCGTTGTAAAGAATGTCGACTACCTCGGCGATACCCTCGCCCCGGAAAGCAAGCACGATTACGATGAGAATCAGGTTAAAACCTGGGCGGAAACATCCACATGGCTCGGCCTTGAAATTGTTTCTACCTCCAAGGGCCTTGCTGATGATGAAACCGGTGAAGTAGAATTCATCGCCAAATTCAGGCAGTCAGGAGCGATCCACACCCATCACGAAGCCAGCCGCTTTGAAAAAAGAGATGGCAACTGGCTCTACCTCGAGGGTGATATCGTGCCCCCCATGCCGATTAAGAAAGATAAGAAAGTAGGACGTAATGAACCCTGTCCCTGCGGCAGCGGTAAGAAATACAAGAAGTGCTGCGGCTAA
- a CDS encoding Trm112 family protein produces the protein MTLNKELIDILVCPKCKSELELLPGETGLKCDACNVIYPVKDEIPIMLVDEAVPADQWENK, from the coding sequence ATGACTCTGAATAAAGAACTGATCGATATACTCGTCTGCCCTAAGTGCAAAAGCGAGCTGGAACTTCTTCCCGGCGAAACAGGGCTCAAATGTGATGCCTGTAATGTTATCTATCCGGTCAAAGACGAAATCCCGATCATGCTCGTTGATGAAGCTGTTCCCGCTGACCAGTGGGAAAACAAATAA
- a CDS encoding NifB/NifX family molybdenum-iron cluster-binding protein: MKIALPSRDGMVDGHFGHCEAFTIYTLDESKNIIEEEKLTPPPGCGCKSNIVPTLAEKGVTVMLAGNMGQGAVNLLQNSGIQVIRGCGGELKEAVAQWAAGNLTDSATVCDDHGSCGNH; the protein is encoded by the coding sequence ATGAAAATCGCACTTCCCTCCAGAGATGGAATGGTCGACGGTCACTTCGGACATTGTGAAGCTTTCACCATCTACACTCTGGATGAGTCCAAAAATATCATCGAAGAAGAAAAACTCACCCCTCCTCCGGGTTGCGGATGCAAATCCAACATCGTACCCACTCTCGCTGAAAAAGGTGTAACCGTAATGCTGGCGGGCAACATGGGACAGGGAGCGGTCAACCTCTTGCAGAACAGCGGCATTCAGGTTATCCGCGGATGTGGTGGTGAACTTAAAGAAGCGGTTGCTCAGTGGGCGGCAGGAAATCTGACCGACTCCGCAACTGTCTGCGACGACCACGGTTCCTGCGGCAACCACTAG
- a CDS encoding FkbM family methyltransferase — translation MRDYSNVSYFATALIQRLLTAAQSHYDDNSLLFYQFGSREAQLRDIEQLNEQPELSIEQVLEEKQEQFAQELNTKTLLYSLLKEADKKKLLLDISAYALLGKLRAKLPYYEKNNIQQRNELVAKHENTSIADPEILKSVRKTWRSDLFSLFEYSHNDFNFKLYTISEELFRHKCAPSYMVSGESMNVGVSEGDIVLDCGAAFGDVSLQFAERVGESGHVYCFEPYDQLLKVYEQNMKLNPELASRTTLVEKGVWHVSGETLSFTEAAGGSRIDESNQASFKISTTTIDETVSKLNLPSVDFIKMDIEGAELNALRGAVQTLKKFKPKLAICLYHNPEDFYTIPFFLDSLYLGYEFSINHHYMNEWETVLYAQVKD, via the coding sequence ATGCGCGATTATTCCAATGTTTCTTATTTTGCCACAGCTTTAATCCAAAGATTACTCACAGCCGCACAAAGCCATTACGATGATAACAGCCTGTTATTCTACCAGTTTGGCAGCAGAGAGGCACAACTTAGGGATATAGAGCAACTTAATGAACAACCTGAGCTGTCAATTGAACAGGTACTTGAAGAAAAGCAGGAACAATTTGCACAGGAACTAAATACTAAAACACTGCTCTACTCTTTATTGAAGGAAGCAGACAAAAAGAAATTACTGCTCGATATTTCTGCTTATGCCCTTTTAGGCAAGCTACGAGCCAAGCTTCCGTACTACGAAAAAAACAATATCCAACAGCGGAATGAGCTTGTCGCAAAACACGAAAACACATCAATCGCTGACCCGGAGATTTTAAAATCCGTCCGGAAGACATGGCGTAGCGACCTGTTTTCACTCTTCGAATACTCACATAACGATTTCAATTTCAAACTTTATACAATTTCTGAAGAGCTGTTCAGGCACAAATGTGCTCCATCATACATGGTATCCGGCGAAAGCATGAATGTAGGGGTAAGCGAAGGAGATATAGTTCTGGATTGCGGTGCGGCTTTTGGAGATGTCTCTCTTCAGTTTGCGGAAAGAGTCGGCGAATCCGGACACGTATACTGTTTTGAACCATACGACCAGCTTCTTAAGGTGTACGAACAAAACATGAAATTGAATCCCGAACTGGCCTCCAGAACCACCCTTGTAGAAAAAGGAGTCTGGCATGTTTCCGGGGAGACTTTGTCTTTTACTGAAGCAGCAGGAGGCTCACGGATAGACGAGAGCAATCAGGCGTCATTCAAAATTTCAACAACCACCATTGATGAAACAGTCTCCAAACTCAACTTACCAAGTGTAGATTTCATAAAAATGGATATAGAAGGTGCGGAGCTGAACGCCTTAAGAGGTGCAGTGCAGACTCTTAAAAAATTTAAGCCTAAACTTGCCATATGCCTGTACCACAACCCTGAAGATTTTTACACGATACCCTTTTTCTTGGATTCACTATACTTGGGTTATGAATTCTCAATCAATCATCACTATATGAATGAATGGGAGACTGTCCTATACGCACAAGTTAAAGATTAA
- a CDS encoding helix-turn-helix domain-containing protein, which produces MKNQDKALTPSPTLYTVREIADTLRIHPRTAYRLVQEGKIRGIKVGSQWRVPESSLLEYIESGLQAVPKKGKDDKKGSEQLKLPI; this is translated from the coding sequence TTGAAAAATCAGGACAAGGCTTTGACTCCATCGCCTACGCTATACACGGTACGTGAGATTGCCGACACGCTGAGAATCCATCCTAGAACGGCTTACAGGCTGGTTCAGGAGGGAAAAATTCGCGGTATCAAGGTTGGCAGCCAGTGGCGTGTACCGGAAAGTTCCCTGCTGGAATATATTGAGTCCGGTTTGCAGGCGGTTCCCAAGAAAGGGAAGGATGATAAGAAAGGTTCTGAGCAACTGAAACTGCCCATTTGA
- a CDS encoding Hsp20/alpha crystallin family protein, protein MTTEKNMEKFSPATDIVESEQGFYMYVDLPGVSKEALEIDLDENTLIVSGKAATALGEDEKFIDQEFCEGEYTRRFTIADVVDRENIKANLKNGVLELFLPKMPEVQPRKIQITNE, encoded by the coding sequence ATGACTACTGAAAAAAATATGGAAAAATTCAGCCCCGCAACTGACATTGTTGAAAGTGAACAGGGCTTTTACATGTATGTTGATCTGCCCGGTGTAAGCAAAGAAGCTCTTGAAATCGATCTTGATGAAAACACCCTAATTGTTTCCGGCAAGGCCGCGACTGCACTGGGCGAAGATGAAAAGTTCATTGATCAGGAATTCTGCGAAGGCGAATATACCCGAAGATTTACCATCGCGGATGTTGTTGACCGTGAGAACATCAAAGCCAATCTGAAAAACGGAGTGCTGGAACTCTTCCTGCCCAAGATGCCGGAAGTTCAGCCCCGCAAGATACAAATTACCAACGAATAA
- a CDS encoding peptidase U32 family protein — MNTSTENKSDNPDIARPILGEMPELLCPAGNMEKLETAVTYGADAVYLGAGDLNLRSAGAGFKWEELPTAFELCRNNNVQVYFCVNAYPKEKDLAKVRADLEKLAECPPDGLIIADPGVLMLAADVLPDIPVHISTQANTGNSEAAKFWQKFGASRVNLARELSAADVTDIAGKCPEMELEMFVHGAMCMAISGRCFLSAWLNDRSANMGRCTHPCRFEYKATGMRVEEKTRPGQDVWEAVEHDGYTEFFAAEDLCLVHYVRMLAKLGIASLKIEGRTKSSSYLAQVVDVYRTVIDKAKEGGSLPGNALEELTNAATRPLTTAFFKKSGPSTIAQPPSKEDRKPVVGRVLEQREDGSWLISVKARWENDCDVHIIVPGLDRPLVKAGGYSFEATNKEPKDVVHSGTQAVLHCDSPEIGPGLFFRKA; from the coding sequence ATGAATACATCTACAGAAAATAAATCAGACAATCCTGATATCGCCCGTCCTATCCTTGGTGAAATGCCGGAACTTCTTTGTCCTGCCGGTAATATGGAAAAACTCGAAACTGCTGTAACCTATGGTGCTGATGCGGTTTATCTCGGAGCAGGGGATTTGAACCTGCGTTCCGCCGGGGCAGGGTTTAAGTGGGAAGAACTCCCCACAGCCTTTGAGCTGTGCCGTAATAATAATGTTCAGGTCTATTTCTGCGTTAATGCCTATCCTAAGGAAAAGGATCTCGCCAAGGTTCGAGCTGATCTTGAGAAGCTGGCAGAATGTCCACCGGACGGACTCATTATAGCAGACCCCGGAGTGCTTATGCTGGCAGCAGACGTTCTGCCGGATATTCCGGTACACATCAGCACGCAGGCTAATACCGGAAACAGCGAAGCCGCAAAATTCTGGCAGAAGTTCGGGGCTTCAAGGGTCAACCTTGCGCGTGAGCTTTCCGCCGCTGATGTAACTGATATCGCCGGTAAATGTCCTGAAATGGAGTTGGAGATGTTTGTGCACGGAGCAATGTGCATGGCGATCTCCGGTCGTTGCTTCCTGAGTGCATGGCTTAACGACCGTTCTGCAAATATGGGCCGCTGCACCCATCCCTGTCGTTTTGAATACAAGGCTACAGGAATGCGGGTGGAGGAGAAGACCCGTCCCGGTCAGGATGTTTGGGAGGCGGTTGAGCATGATGGGTATACTGAATTTTTCGCAGCCGAAGATCTTTGCCTTGTGCATTATGTGCGCATGCTGGCCAAACTGGGGATCGCATCATTGAAGATCGAAGGGCGGACCAAGAGTTCTTCCTATCTTGCGCAGGTGGTGGATGTATATCGCACGGTCATAGATAAGGCCAAGGAGGGCGGTTCACTGCCCGGAAATGCTTTGGAGGAACTGACTAACGCCGCCACCCGTCCTCTGACTACTGCTTTTTTTAAGAAATCAGGACCCAGCACTATTGCCCAGCCTCCCTCTAAGGAGGATCGCAAGCCTGTTGTGGGGCGTGTGTTGGAGCAGCGCGAAGATGGAAGTTGGCTTATTTCCGTAAAAGCCCGTTGGGAAAATGATTGTGATGTACATATCATTGTTCCCGGTTTGGATCGTCCTCTTGTTAAGGCGGGCGGGTATTCCTTTGAGGCCACTAATAAAGAGCCGAAGGATGTTGTTCATTCCGGTACGCAGGCAGTTCTGCATTGTGATAGTCCTGAAATCGGACCGGGCTTGTTTTTCCGCAAGGCCTGA